The window TATGTTACAGGTGTTAATGATTCAATATTAAGACATAAGGTTGGAGCATCAGTTGTTGCTGTAAGACGCTCAGGTGGACTTACGACATTTAATGAATTAAATAACTATATTAATTATTCTGAAATGGTAATGCCAAATTCAAATTATTGGAATGTTATCCATGGCACAAAGCCTGGAGAAGCTTTAAAAGATGAAGAAGGAGTTCAAATAATGAGAGTTCTTGGGAAAAATATGGCATGGTGTTTGAAGTTGATTGAAAATGGTAAGGGAATGGTTGATGAACCAAAAAGAGAAGATAAAATATTTACAAATTTTATTAGATAAAAAATAAAATTATTAATTATAAATGAAAGAATAAAACAACCTCATTTTAATGAGGTTGTTTTATTCTATACTAAGGAATTATGTAATAAAGTAAATAGATAATGAATTTATTTATAAATAAATTTAACTTCAGACTGATATAATCTTTTATATATATTATATTCAGTTTGAACTTCTCTTGTGGTTATAAAAATATTAGTAAAAAATTCCCATAAAAACACCCAGCCACCTATATATATTCCTTCATGTAAAATATTAAGAAATACATTTTGTATATCTTTAATAAATAAATAACCCATACTGAGAAATAAAATAGAAAGAAATAAATAAGATAAAGTTTTTTTGTGAAGGTTTAATTTATTTTTTGTAAGTCTTTCTATAGCATAACTGTAATAATTTTTGTAAGCTGATAATAAAGCTACTTCTTTCTTTACATCTTTTCTATATTCAGGTAAATGAAGAACAATCTGAATATTGAAATTTAAAGGTATATCCTCTGATGAATTTACTATAAAATCATTAAATTCGTCTTCAATATCTCTTTTCTTAAAAGGTGAAGGGTCCCAATCATCATATATATCATCATAATCATCAAGAGACACTTTAATTAAATAAGTATTATTACTTTTATCATAGTTATAGTGATTTTGGAAGTATCTTTTTTTTCTCATTGTATCACCTTTCATTAGTTATTATAGAAATAGTTTTCTTATATGATAGAAATCAGTATTAAATAA is drawn from Tepidibacter hydrothermalis and contains these coding sequences:
- a CDS encoding flavodoxin family protein; this translates as MKVVAFNGSPKKEGNTYHAIKIVTKELEKENIDIEIIHVGNKSIRGCTACGQCIKNKNEKCVLQGDEVNEWIQKMKEADGIILGSPVYYSSISGTMKAFLDRAFYVTGVNDSILRHKVGASVVAVRRSGGLTTFNELNNYINYSEMVMPNSNYWNVIHGTKPGEALKDEEGVQIMRVLGKNMAWCLKLIENGKGMVDEPKREDKIFTNFIR